In Phragmites australis chromosome 24, lpPhrAust1.1, whole genome shotgun sequence, the following are encoded in one genomic region:
- the LOC133907405 gene encoding enolase 2-like, whose translation MAATIQSVKARQIFDSRGNPTVEVDVCCSDGTFARAAVPSGASTGVYEALELRDGGSDYLGKGVSKAVNNVNAIIGPALIGKDPTAQTEIDNFMVQQLDGTKNEWGWCKQKLGANAILAVSLAVCKAGASIKKIPLYQHIANLAGNKQLVLPVPAFNVINGGSHAGNKLAMQEFMILPTGAASFKEAMKMGVEVYHNLKSVIKKKYGQDATNVGDEGGFAPNIQENKEGLELLKTAIEKAGYTGKVVIGMDVAASEFYNDKDKTYDLNFKEENNDGSQKISGDSLKNVYKSFVNEYPIVSIEDPFDQDDWVHYAKMTEEIGEQVQIVGDDLLVTNPTRVAKAIKEKSCNALLLKVNQIGSVTESIEAVKMSKQAGWGVMTSHRSGETEDTFIADLAVGLATGQIKTGAPCRSERLAKYNQLLRIEEELGAAAVYAGAKFRAPVEPY comes from the exons ATGGCGGCGACGATCCAGTCCGTGAAGGCGCGCCAGATCTTCGACAGCCGCGGCAACCCCACCGTCGAG GTCGATGTGTGCTGCTCAGATGGAACCTTCGCAAGGGCTGCTGTTCCCAGCGGTGCATCAACTg GTGTTTATGAAGCTCTGGAGTTGAGGGATGGTGGATCTGACTACTTGGGCAAGGGAGTTTCCAAG GCTGTTAATAATGTGAACGCTATCATTGGACCTGCTCTGATTGGCAAG GACCCTACGGCACAGACTGAGATTGATAACTTTATGGTTCAGCAGCTTGATGGGACTAAAAATGAGTGGGGATGGTGCAAGCAAAAG CTTGGTGCTAACGCGATCCTGGCCGTGTCACTAGCTGTTTGCAAAGCTGGAGCTAGCATCAAGAAAATTCCTCTGTACCAG CACATTGCCAACCTTGCTGGCAACAAGCAACTAGTTTTGCCTGTCCCTGCATTTAATGTCATCAATGGTGGTTCCCATGCTGGAAACAAGCTTGCTATGCAG GAGTTCATGATCCTTCCTACTGGAGCCGCCTCATTCAAGGAGGCTATGAAGATGGGTGTTGAAGTTTACCACAACCTCAAG TCTGTTATCAAGAAGAAGTATGGGCAAGATGCCACCAATGTTGGTGATGAAGGTGGTTTTGCCCCGAACATTCAG GAAAACAAGGAAGGACTTGAGCTCCTGAAGACTGCGATTGAGAAGGCTGGATACACCGGCAAG GTTGTCATTGGAATGGACGTTGCTGCTTCCGAGTTCTACAATGACAAGGACAAAACCTATGATCTCAACTTCAAGGAGGAG AATAACGATGGTTCACAGAAGATATCTGGTGATAGCTTGAAGAATGTATACAAGTCATTTGTGAATGAATACCCCATTGTCTCGATTGAGGATCCATTTGATCAGGATGACTGGGTCCACTATGCGAAAATGACTGAAGAAATTGGAGAGCAAGTGCAGATTGTTGGTGATGACCTTCTTGTCACCAACCCCACT AGGGTTGCGAAGGCCATCAAGGAGAAGTCATGCAATGCTCTTCTGCTGAAG GTTAACCAAATCGGATCTGTGACCGAGAGTATTGAGGCAGTGAAGATGTCCAAGCAAGCTGGCTGGGGTGTGATGACCAGTCACAGGAG CGGTGAGACTGAGGATACATTCATTGCTGATTTGGCGGTCGGGTTAGCTACG GGTCAGATCAAGACTGGAGCGCCTTGCAGATCAGAACGACTTGCCAAGTACAACCAG CTTCTTAGGATCGAGGAAGAGCTTGGCGCAGCAGCTGTCTACGCTGGTGCCAAGTTCCGTGCCCCGGTGGAGCCTTACTAA